One Gloeocapsa sp. PCC 73106 genomic region harbors:
- a CDS encoding aldehyde dehydrogenase family protein: ALTGGLYSRTPEHIQRASEAFAVGNLYINRNITGAIVARQPFGGFKLSGVGSKAGGPDYLLQFLEPRVISENIQRQGFAPIEGAE; the protein is encoded by the coding sequence GCCCTCACTGGGGGTTTATATTCCCGCACCCCAGAACATATTCAGCGCGCTAGTGAAGCCTTTGCTGTGGGTAATCTCTATATCAACCGCAATATCACCGGGGCGATCGTCGCGCGTCAGCCTTTCGGTGGCTTTAAACTCTCTGGAGTGGGTTCCAAAGCGGGAGGACCTGATTATTTACTCCAATTCCTCGAACCTCGGGTAATTAGCGAGAATATCCAGCGTCAGGGCTTTGCACCCATTGAAGGCGCTGAGTAA